Proteins from a single region of Streptomyces glaucescens:
- a CDS encoding spermidine synthase yields the protein MGKSRNSRRASADGVAETVDGGLAQLIPDRDRARAWTLLIDGAPQSHVDLDDPAYLSFDYQRRLGHVIDLAAPPGKPLTAVHLGGGALTLARYVAATRPRSTQQVVERDAALVRLVRRELPLPQNARIRVRSTDAREGLAKVPDGWADLIVADVFSGARTPAHLTSTEFLDEVRRALKPGGRYAANLTDGPPLAHLRGQIATAAARFAELALIADAAVLRGKRFGNAVLVAGDLPLPVAELTRRSASDPHPGRVEHGRALTDFAGGAVPVTDAAAVDSPAPPASVFR from the coding sequence ATGGGAAAGTCCAGGAACTCCCGGCGGGCCTCGGCCGACGGCGTCGCCGAGACCGTCGACGGCGGGCTCGCGCAGCTGATACCCGACCGGGACCGGGCACGGGCCTGGACGCTGCTGATCGACGGGGCACCGCAGTCGCACGTCGACCTGGACGACCCCGCGTACCTCTCCTTCGACTACCAGCGCCGGCTCGGCCACGTCATCGACCTCGCCGCCCCGCCCGGCAAGCCGCTGACCGCCGTCCACCTCGGCGGCGGCGCCCTCACCCTGGCCCGCTACGTCGCGGCCACCCGTCCCCGCTCCACCCAGCAGGTCGTCGAGCGGGACGCGGCGCTCGTCCGGCTGGTCCGCCGTGAGCTGCCGCTGCCGCAGAACGCGCGGATCCGGGTGCGGTCCACGGACGCCCGGGAAGGGCTCGCCAAGGTGCCGGACGGCTGGGCCGACCTCATCGTCGCCGACGTCTTCAGCGGCGCCCGCACCCCCGCCCACCTCACCTCCACCGAGTTCCTGGACGAGGTCCGCAGGGCGCTGAAACCCGGCGGCCGCTACGCCGCCAACCTGACCGACGGTCCGCCCCTCGCCCATCTGCGCGGCCAGATCGCCACCGCCGCCGCCCGGTTCGCCGAACTCGCGCTGATCGCCGACGCGGCCGTGCTGCGCGGCAAGCGCTTCGGCAACGCCGTCCTCGTCGCCGGCGACCTGCCGCTGCCGGTCGCCGAGCTGACCCGCCGGTCGGCCTCCGACCCGCACCCCGGCCGGGTCGAGCACGGCCGCGCGCTCACCGACTTCGCCGGCGGCGCCGTCCCGGTCACCGACGCGGCCGCGGTCGACTCACCCGCACCCCCGGCGTCCGTGTTCCGCTGA
- a CDS encoding phosphatase PAP2 family protein produces MPQTESPGTEVAPRTRLRWWTELPLIVVVYACYSAGRLLARGDVSTAVDHGLAILRVEKALHLNAEHPLNRLFTREAWIGVPADFWYASLHYLVTPAILIWVFRSRAVHYRAARTWLMTSTFIGLIGFTLMPTCPPRLLSAGYGFVDTMAQYSSYGWWGGEASAPRGLGGMTNQYAAMPSLHVGWSLWCGVMLWRYGGTRLAKAAAVVYPLVTTIVVMGTANHYFLDAVAGAAVMGAGLLLAPLVMRGADRVKARLAAGTAPVVAPVPQAAAAAHASIVSDGCQTSAGERIPRQRESRFGPGAEPGAAPSEAGDGAPAAAR; encoded by the coding sequence ATGCCGCAGACCGAGTCACCAGGCACCGAGGTGGCCCCGCGAACCCGGCTGCGCTGGTGGACGGAACTGCCGCTGATCGTCGTGGTGTACGCCTGCTACTCGGCGGGCCGCCTGCTCGCGCGCGGCGACGTCTCCACGGCCGTCGACCACGGCCTGGCCATCCTGCGCGTCGAGAAGGCACTCCACCTCAACGCCGAGCACCCCTTGAACCGGCTGTTCACGCGCGAGGCGTGGATCGGCGTCCCGGCCGACTTCTGGTACGCGTCGCTGCACTACCTGGTCACCCCGGCGATCCTGATCTGGGTCTTCCGCTCCCGCGCGGTGCACTACCGCGCGGCCCGCACCTGGCTGATGACCTCGACCTTCATCGGCCTGATCGGCTTCACCCTGATGCCCACCTGCCCGCCCCGGCTGCTGTCGGCCGGGTACGGCTTCGTGGACACCATGGCGCAGTACAGCTCGTACGGCTGGTGGGGCGGCGAGGCCAGCGCGCCGCGCGGTCTGGGCGGCATGACCAACCAGTACGCGGCGATGCCGAGCCTGCACGTCGGCTGGTCCCTGTGGTGCGGGGTGATGCTGTGGCGGTACGGCGGGACCCGCCTGGCGAAGGCGGCGGCCGTGGTCTACCCGCTGGTGACGACGATCGTGGTGATGGGCACCGCGAACCACTACTTCCTCGACGCGGTCGCGGGCGCGGCCGTGATGGGCGCCGGACTGCTGCTCGCCCCGCTCGTCATGCGCGGCGCGGACCGGGTGAAGGCCCGTCTCGCGGCCGGCACCGCACCCGTCGTCGCACCCGTCCCGCAGGCCGCGGCGGCCGCACATGCCTCGATTGTCAGTGACGGATGCCAGACTTCGGCGGGTGAGCGAATTCCACGGCAGCGCGAGTCACGGTTCGGACCGGGAGCCGAGCCGGGTGCCGCACCCTCGGAGGCGGGGGACGGCGCTCCGGCAGCGGCTCGCTGA
- a CDS encoding response regulator transcription factor, producing the protein MASVLVVEDDQFVRSALIRHLTDAAHTVRSVGTALEALREVAHHRFDVVVLDLGLPDLDGSEALKMLRGITDVPVIIATARDDETEIVRLLNAGADDYLTKPFSVEHLSARMAAVLRRSRANGGGVPASSVLRVGGLTVDPLRRQAELDGARLDLTRREFDLLAFLARRPGVVVPRRELLAQVWQQSYGDDQTIDVHLSWLRRKLGETAARPRYLHTLRGVGVKLEPPAADVPAARPPGTEPAR; encoded by the coding sequence ATGGCAAGTGTGCTCGTGGTCGAGGACGACCAGTTCGTACGCTCCGCGCTGATCCGCCACCTGACCGACGCCGCCCACACGGTGCGCAGTGTCGGCACGGCGCTGGAGGCGCTGCGCGAGGTCGCCCATCACCGTTTCGACGTGGTCGTCCTGGACCTCGGACTGCCCGACCTGGACGGGTCCGAGGCCCTGAAGATGCTGCGCGGCATCACCGATGTCCCGGTGATCATCGCCACCGCCCGGGACGACGAGACGGAGATCGTCCGGCTGCTCAACGCGGGCGCCGACGACTATCTGACCAAGCCGTTCTCCGTCGAGCACCTGTCCGCGCGGATGGCCGCCGTGCTGCGCCGCTCCCGTGCGAACGGCGGCGGGGTCCCGGCCTCCTCCGTGCTCCGGGTCGGCGGGCTCACCGTGGACCCGCTGCGCCGCCAGGCCGAACTGGACGGCGCCCGGCTGGACCTGACCCGCCGCGAGTTCGACCTGCTCGCCTTCCTGGCCCGCCGGCCCGGTGTGGTCGTGCCCCGCCGCGAGCTGCTGGCCCAGGTGTGGCAGCAGTCCTACGGCGACGACCAGACCATCGACGTCCATCTGTCCTGGCTGCGCCGCAAGCTGGGCGAGACGGCGGCCCGCCCGCGCTATCTGCACACCCTGCGCGGGGTCGGCGTGAAGCTGGAGCCCCCGGCCGCGGACGTCCCGGCGGCGCGGCCCCCGGGAACGGAGCCGGCGCGATGA
- a CDS encoding sensor histidine kinase, protein MRWALVKVSLAVTAMVVVAFAVPLGLVVKELARDRAFSNAERDAAEIAPALSITTDRAQLERVVAAAGSGAGMAVHLPAAGDGTEAGTGRQRAADADIAAVRELGRASTAEVPGGSVLLQPVALSSGKFAVVEVFIPDSAVSKGVGTAWAVLAGVGLALIVGSVAVADRLGVRMVRPAQRLVEGARELGEGRLGARVPEEGPTELRLAAVAFNSMADQVVQLLANERELAADLSHRLRTPLTVLRLNTASLGDGPAAEQTRAAVAQLEREVDTIIRTAREAKPQTAAAGAGAGCDAAEVVRERMAFWSALAEDEGRTVRLAGVDRPVRIPVARADLAAALDALLGNVFRHTPEGTAFSVDVHNGEDAVIVLVSDAGPGISDPEAAMARGRGSGSDGSTGLGLDIVRRLAESTGGDVRIGRSVLGGTEVRIWIQPDGCGPARAGRRGAVRRRRPRALVPTFNRSRSLP, encoded by the coding sequence ATGAGGTGGGCCCTGGTCAAGGTCTCCCTCGCGGTCACCGCGATGGTCGTGGTGGCGTTCGCCGTGCCGCTCGGGCTGGTGGTCAAGGAGCTGGCCCGCGACCGTGCCTTCTCGAACGCCGAGCGGGACGCCGCCGAGATCGCCCCCGCGCTGTCCATCACCACCGACCGCGCCCAGCTGGAGCGGGTCGTCGCCGCCGCGGGCTCCGGCGCCGGGATGGCCGTGCACCTGCCGGCGGCCGGCGACGGCACCGAGGCCGGGACCGGGCGGCAGCGGGCCGCCGACGCGGACATCGCCGCCGTCCGGGAGCTGGGCCGCGCCTCCACCGCCGAGGTGCCCGGCGGATCCGTGCTGCTCCAGCCCGTCGCGCTCAGCTCCGGCAAGTTCGCGGTCGTCGAGGTGTTCATCCCCGACAGCGCCGTCTCCAAGGGCGTGGGCACCGCCTGGGCGGTGCTCGCCGGGGTCGGCCTCGCACTGATCGTCGGCTCGGTCGCGGTCGCCGACCGGCTGGGCGTGCGCATGGTACGGCCCGCGCAGCGCCTGGTGGAGGGGGCCCGTGAGCTGGGCGAGGGCCGGCTGGGCGCCCGGGTGCCGGAGGAGGGGCCGACCGAACTGCGGCTGGCGGCGGTCGCGTTCAACTCGATGGCCGACCAGGTCGTCCAGCTCCTCGCCAACGAGCGGGAGCTGGCCGCCGACCTCTCGCACCGGCTGCGCACCCCGCTGACCGTGCTGCGGCTGAACACCGCCTCGCTCGGTGACGGCCCGGCCGCCGAGCAGACCAGGGCCGCCGTGGCCCAGCTGGAGCGCGAGGTGGACACCATCATCCGCACCGCCCGGGAGGCCAAGCCGCAGACCGCCGCGGCCGGGGCGGGCGCCGGCTGCGACGCGGCGGAGGTGGTCCGGGAGCGGATGGCCTTCTGGTCGGCGCTCGCCGAGGACGAGGGCCGCACGGTCCGGCTGGCCGGGGTCGACCGGCCGGTGCGCATCCCGGTGGCCCGCGCGGACCTGGCCGCCGCGCTGGACGCGCTGCTCGGCAACGTGTTCCGGCACACCCCGGAGGGCACCGCCTTCTCGGTCGACGTGCACAACGGGGAGGACGCGGTGATCGTCCTGGTCTCGGACGCGGGCCCCGGCATATCCGACCCCGAGGCGGCGATGGCCCGCGGCCGCGGTTCCGGCAGCGACGGCTCCACCGGCCTCGGGCTGGACATCGTGCGCCGGCTCGCGGAGTCCACCGGCGGGGACGTACGGATCGGCCGCTCCGTCCTCGGCGGCACGGAGGTGCGGATCTGGATCCAGCCGGACGGGTGCGGGCCGGCGCGCGCCGGCCGCCGCGGGGCGGTGCGCAGACGCCGTCCGCGCGCTCTGGTGCCGACCTTTAACCGGTCCCGATCCCTTCCTTAA
- a CDS encoding histidine phosphatase family protein, which yields MAPRILLARHGQTEWSLSGKHTGRTDVPLLDEGRRGAKLLGERLHRAPFDGLPGVEVRTSPLSRARETCELAGFGDRAQTWDTLMEFHYGAYEGMTPAEIQAIRPGWLIWRDGVPEGETLAEVSARADEVVAWAREADRDVLVFAHGHILRSIGARWLGLPLAFASRIRLNPTSLSVLGWAYGEPAIESWNDMGHLAG from the coding sequence ATGGCACCGCGCATCCTGCTGGCCCGGCACGGACAGACCGAGTGGTCGCTGTCCGGCAAGCACACCGGCAGGACCGATGTGCCGCTGCTCGACGAGGGCCGACGCGGGGCGAAGCTGCTCGGCGAGCGGCTGCACCGGGCGCCGTTCGACGGCCTGCCCGGCGTCGAGGTGCGCACCAGCCCGCTCTCCCGCGCGCGCGAGACCTGCGAGCTCGCCGGGTTCGGCGACCGCGCGCAGACCTGGGACACGCTGATGGAGTTCCACTACGGCGCCTACGAGGGCATGACCCCGGCCGAGATCCAGGCGATACGCCCCGGCTGGCTGATCTGGCGCGACGGCGTGCCCGAGGGGGAGACGCTGGCCGAGGTGTCGGCCCGCGCGGACGAGGTCGTCGCGTGGGCCCGCGAGGCCGACCGTGACGTCCTGGTCTTCGCCCACGGCCACATCCTGCGCTCCATCGGCGCCCGCTGGCTCGGCCTCCCCCTCGCCTTCGCGTCCCGCATCCGCCTCAACCCGACGTCCCTGTCGGTCCTCGGCTGGGCCTACGGCGAGCCGGCGATCGAGAGCTGGAACGACATGGGCCACCTGGCGGGCTAG
- a CDS encoding cellulose binding domain-containing protein produces MSTHRRKLSRRNKVIGAALALAVAGGGGLLLTGTAQAAGVGAAYTKTSDWTGGYTAQYVVTNNSGRAERDWTLEFDLPAGSRLGSLWNAESSVSGQHVTVKPPKWDTDGLAAGESVTVGFVVTGTGDPTGCRVDGVTCSADGGATPQPSGRPTDPAPTTPTATPTATPTGTGSPTPAPTPTPTESTGGTPPTARFAPYVDTSLYPAFDLVAAARATGVQDYNLAFVTDGGGCTPKWGGVTDLASDAVAAQIGALRAKGGDVRVSFGGAAGTELATACASADALAAAYGKVVDAYRLTKVDFDVEGGALPNAAANTRRAQAIAKLQQRHPGLDVSFTLPVMPEGLTQAGVDLLADARKNGVRIGTVNIMAMDYGPAYSGDMGTYAEQAATATQAQIKGVLGLSDSAAWKTVAVTPMIGVNDVTSEIFKVDDATQLVDFARAKGLGWLSMWSGTRDKQCPGGAQNHADATCSSIVQDTWAFTKAFAAYR; encoded by the coding sequence ATGAGCACGCACCGACGCAAGCTGAGCCGCAGGAACAAGGTGATCGGCGCGGCCCTCGCCCTCGCCGTCGCCGGTGGCGGCGGGCTCCTGCTGACCGGCACGGCCCAGGCCGCCGGAGTCGGCGCCGCCTACACGAAGACCAGCGACTGGACGGGCGGTTACACCGCGCAGTACGTCGTCACGAACAACAGCGGCCGGGCCGAGCGTGACTGGACCCTGGAGTTCGACCTGCCGGCCGGGTCCCGGCTCGGCTCGCTGTGGAACGCCGAGTCCAGCGTCAGCGGACAGCACGTCACCGTGAAGCCCCCGAAGTGGGACACGGACGGCCTGGCCGCCGGCGAGTCCGTCACCGTGGGCTTCGTCGTCACCGGCACCGGGGACCCCACCGGCTGCCGCGTCGACGGAGTCACGTGCTCCGCCGACGGCGGCGCCACCCCGCAGCCGAGCGGCCGCCCGACCGACCCGGCGCCCACCACCCCGACGGCCACCCCGACGGCCACCCCCACCGGCACCGGGAGTCCCACCCCGGCTCCGACCCCCACGCCCACCGAGAGCACCGGCGGCACCCCGCCCACCGCCCGTTTCGCCCCGTACGTGGACACGTCCCTCTACCCGGCCTTCGACCTGGTCGCCGCCGCCCGGGCCACCGGCGTGCAGGACTACAACCTCGCCTTCGTCACCGACGGCGGCGGCTGCACCCCGAAGTGGGGCGGCGTCACCGACCTGGCGAGCGACGCGGTCGCCGCGCAGATCGGCGCCCTGCGCGCCAAGGGCGGCGACGTCCGGGTCTCCTTCGGCGGCGCGGCCGGCACCGAACTGGCCACCGCCTGCGCCTCGGCGGACGCGCTGGCGGCGGCGTACGGCAAGGTCGTCGACGCCTACCGGCTGACCAAGGTCGACTTCGACGTCGAGGGCGGCGCGCTGCCGAACGCCGCGGCCAACACCCGCCGCGCCCAGGCCATCGCGAAGCTCCAGCAGCGCCACCCCGGCCTGGACGTCTCCTTCACCCTGCCGGTGATGCCCGAGGGCCTGACCCAGGCGGGCGTGGACCTCCTCGCCGACGCCCGGAAGAACGGCGTGCGGATCGGCACCGTCAACATCATGGCGATGGACTACGGCCCCGCGTACAGCGGCGACATGGGCACCTACGCCGAGCAGGCCGCCACCGCCACCCAGGCACAGATCAAGGGCGTCCTCGGCCTGAGCGACAGCGCCGCCTGGAAGACGGTCGCGGTCACCCCGATGATCGGCGTCAACGACGTGACCAGCGAGATCTTCAAGGTCGACGACGCCACCCAGCTGGTGGACTTCGCCAGGGCCAAGGGCCTCGGCTGGCTGTCCATGTGGTCCGGCACCCGCGACAAGCAGTGCCCGGGCGGCGCGCAGAACCACGCCGACGCCACGTGCAGCTCGATCGTCCAGGACACCTGGGCCTTCACCAAGGCGTTCGCCGCCTACCGGTGA
- a CDS encoding tetratricopeptide repeat protein: MTSSAVTSSQPSRPPRPNLAFRRLRGRRSAAEFAAAVRRAAREIGEQVSCDARYIGRVESGEIRCPNYAYERVFLHMFPGRTLTDLGFTPRSSVRGRGARVTVGTPPAHDLDPAHTTGESCAGFEPYDPQYPYDPHIDHEESDVLRRAFMTGGSATVAAASLGPIGLAPAAAAVGRPVRRVGASAANALEDAVRRIRLLDDRHGADGLYRRAAAPLRAAYALLDAGATRQATADRLHSGAGELAISVGWLAHDSGRFDDARSHYAEALATARMTGDCALEAHAFCNTAFLARDAGRPREAVRAAQAAQRIARTLGSPRLMSLLALREAGGWAGLADRAGCAQALTRAQALFERGPSDADPEWMSFYGEAELAGLEAQCWSALGDWRRAARHAGRAARLQDPHFTRNIALYTAELADDLARGGRPDEAAAAGLRVLELLDQVQSSRVQRMLAGTARVLSPHRRAAGVSAFLERHAGVARTA; this comes from the coding sequence ATGACGTCGTCAGCGGTGACCTCGTCTCAGCCCAGTCGGCCGCCGCGGCCGAATCTCGCTTTCCGGCGGCTGCGCGGCCGGCGTTCGGCCGCGGAGTTCGCGGCGGCCGTCCGCCGGGCCGCCCGCGAGATCGGCGAGCAGGTCAGCTGTGACGCGCGGTACATCGGCCGGGTCGAGTCGGGAGAGATCCGCTGCCCCAACTACGCCTACGAGCGGGTGTTCCTGCACATGTTCCCCGGCCGCACGCTCACCGACCTGGGTTTCACGCCTCGTTCGTCCGTGCGCGGACGCGGAGCGCGCGTCACCGTCGGCACGCCCCCCGCGCACGACCTCGACCCCGCGCACACCACCGGTGAGTCCTGTGCGGGGTTTGAACCGTATGACCCGCAGTACCCGTACGACCCGCACATCGACCATGAGGAGAGCGACGTGCTGCGTCGCGCATTCATGACCGGCGGAAGCGCCACGGTGGCCGCCGCCTCGCTGGGCCCCATCGGCCTCGCCCCCGCGGCCGCGGCCGTCGGGCGTCCCGTCCGCCGCGTCGGGGCCAGCGCCGCGAACGCCCTGGAGGACGCCGTCCGCCGGATCCGGCTGCTCGACGACCGGCACGGCGCCGACGGCCTCTACCGCCGCGCGGCGGCCCCGCTGCGTGCCGCCTACGCGCTGCTGGACGCCGGCGCGACCCGGCAGGCGACCGCCGACCGGCTGCACTCCGGCGCCGGTGAACTGGCCATCTCCGTGGGCTGGCTGGCCCACGACTCCGGACGGTTCGACGACGCGCGCTCGCACTACGCGGAGGCACTGGCGACCGCCCGGATGACCGGCGACTGCGCGCTGGAGGCGCACGCCTTCTGCAACACCGCCTTTCTCGCCCGCGACGCCGGGCGGCCCCGGGAGGCGGTGCGCGCCGCGCAGGCCGCACAGCGCATCGCGCGCACCCTCGGCTCACCACGGCTGATGTCCCTGCTCGCGCTGCGCGAGGCGGGCGGCTGGGCCGGGCTCGCCGACCGCGCGGGCTGCGCGCAGGCCCTCACGCGCGCGCAGGCCCTCTTCGAGCGGGGCCCCTCGGACGCCGACCCCGAGTGGATGAGCTTCTACGGGGAGGCCGAGCTGGCCGGTCTCGAGGCGCAGTGCTGGTCCGCCCTCGGCGACTGGCGGCGGGCCGCGCGGCACGCGGGACGGGCGGCGCGGCTGCAGGACCCGCATTTCACCCGGAACATCGCCCTCTACACCGCCGAGCTGGCGGACGACCTCGCGCGCGGGGGGCGGCCCGACGAGGCGGCGGCGGCCGGCCTGCGGGTGCTGGAGCTGCTGGACCAGGTCCAGTCGTCCCGGGTGCAGCGGATGCTCGCCGGGACGGCGCGGGTGCTGTCGCCGCACCGGCGGGCGGCGGGGGTGTCCGCGTTCCTGGAGCGGCACGCGGGGGTGGCGCGCACGGCGTGA